In the genome of Coregonus clupeaformis isolate EN_2021a chromosome 1, ASM2061545v1, whole genome shotgun sequence, one region contains:
- the LOC121571046 gene encoding caspase activity and apoptosis inhibitor 1, translating into MLRKKSTSREKKRKSSHSEEQHVHRRRRCTESSVEDSKDEQADLELDKPGSDVEEGGLDLSVPFQPISAYVADRHEMLDQCFHVLGESKLQKMLPDELKNCSLDEIKTLCWEQLEQLSQSHLLQILEGEELTGSSGEEGDKKNAATDSQQDNNVDSTSSLKESVEVEDIKQEGGVSEESDVLSINADTYDSDIEGHKDEPSEKTEEAAGTMDVVAGATSDPGPSATPAPADGKPVADKPPEPKKELQKDIDKSVSEILALASTPNQEEILALASTPNQEEILALASTPNQEEILALASTPNQEDTKKLMALPLAAAPEAPLLVTRLPAQSAPVPGLAPAPSQPSAQQLELLELEMRARAIKALMKANDVKKQMF; encoded by the exons ATGCTACGGAAAAAATCAACCAGCAGGGAAAAGAAAAGGAAAAGTTCACATTCGGAAGAGCAGCATGTCCACAGAAGACGCAGGTGTACAGAATCTAGCGTGGAG GACTCCAAGGACGAGCAGGCAGATCTGGAGTTGGATAAGCCTGGCAGCGACGTCGAGGAGGGAGGACTGGACCTTAGTGTGCCATTTCAACCCATCAGTGCCTATGTTGCAGACAGGCACGAGATGCTAGATCAGTGCTTTCACGTGCTTGGGGAGAGCAAGCTGCAGAAGATGCTGCCTGATGAACTCAAG aaCTGTAGTCTGGATGAAATCAAGACGTTGTGTTGGGAACAGCTGGAGCAGCTGTCTCAAAGCCACCTCCTTCAGATACTGGAGG GTGAAGAGCTGACTGGTTCATCTGGAGAAGAAGGGGATAAAAAAAATGCTGCCACCGATAGCCA GCAGGATAATAATGTGGATTCCACGTCGTCCCTCAAAGAGAGTGTTGAAGTGGAGGATATCAAGCaag AAGGTGGTGTCTCGGAGGAGAGCGACGTCCTTAGCATCAACGCCGACACCTACGACAGTGACATCGAGGGACACAAAGACGAGCCGTCCGAAAAAACAGAGGAAGCCGCCGGGACCATGGACGTAGTTGCCGGGGCAACATCTGACCCCGGCCCCTCCGCAACCCCAGCCCCTGCCGATGGGAAACCAGTTGCGGACAAACCCCCCGAACCCAAGAAGGAACTCCAGAAGGACATAGACAAAAGCGTTAGCGAGATCCTAGCCTTAGCATCGACGCCTAACCAGGAAGAGATCCTAGCTTTAGCATCGACGCCTAACCAGGAAGAGATCCTAGCCTTAGCATCGACACCTAACCAGGAAGAGATCCTAGCCTTAGCATCGACACCTAACCAAGAAGATACTAAAAAACTGATGGCGCTGCCGCTAGCCGCTGCTCCAGAGGCCCCCTTGTTGGTTACGAGGTTACCCGCTCAGAGTGCACCCGTCCCTGGCCTAGCTCCTGCACCAAGCCAGCCCTCAGCACAGCAGCTGGAGCTCCTGGAGCTAGAGATGAGAGCCAGAGCCATTAAGGCCCTAATGAAAGCGAACGATGTGAAGAAACAGATGTTTTAG